In one window of Apis mellifera strain DH4 linkage group LG12, Amel_HAv3.1, whole genome shotgun sequence DNA:
- the LOC102655710 gene encoding basic proline-rich protein isoform X1: MRILLIATIVAVLSTHHAQASSEKSKRAIASNGGYIYEPPHDQLTLPPRTTLKTTIPPVTLSTKTTTYTYQTHDGRVTYPPGPDQHVTSITYSTPATIHTYPTQTRSTLSPPTIQTKPPIEASTGYSYSRPPGSFTLPSQTQPSYDRPSGPFITPPSPSFPSDKPKPPPFSQRPTVPSYKPTDYDFPQTFPTGPKVTPPSKTPTYDYSQPPPTSFPPSQTKIPGYDYPRPPPGLPSPFPPKTSTPAPSFPPRPPTPPKTPGYDYPRPSPGLPSPFPTKTPTPAPSFPPRPPTPPKTPGYDYPRPSSPFPPPQPPQTSTPPPSFPPRPPTPPKTPGYDYPGPPSPFPPPQPPKPPTPPPSFPPRPPSPPKTPGYDYPGLPSPFPPPQPPRPPTPPPSFPPRPPSPPKTPGYDYPGPPSPFPPPQPPKPPTPPPSFPPRPPSPPKTPGYDYPGSPSPFPPPQPPRPPTPPPSFPPRPPSPPKTPGYDYPGPPSPFPPPQPPKPPTPPPSFPPRPPSPPRTPGYDYPGPPSPFPPPQPPKPPTPPPSFPPRPPTPPKIPDYDYPGPPSPFPPPQPPKPPTPPPSFPPRPPTPPKTPGYDYPRPPSPFPPPQPPKPPTPPPSFPPRPPSPPKTPGYDYPGPYQPPQPPKPPTPPPSFPPRPPSPPKTPGYDYPGPPTSRPLPPQSPGYNYPSPPRTPAPPPPYPPQTSQPRPPTPYVPPSPSRPPSFPPETAPGTPPFQYIPPKPSPTTSPKTPSVPSRPPQPPSPPGPPITRAPTPYVPPSPPTPYLPPSPPTSRPPPPTPYLPPSPPTSRPPPTPYLPPSPPTSRPPAPPTPYVPPSPPTSRPPPPPTPYVPPSPPTSRPPPTPYLPPSPPTSRPRPPPTPYVPPSPTSRPPPPPTPYVPPSPTSRPPPPPTPYVPPSPTSRPPPPPTPYVPPSPTSRPPPIPTPYLPPSPPTSRPPPTPYLPPSPPINRPSPPPSSYLPPSPSRPPSPQPPPTRPPPTGPTYLPPSPPVTHPPITRPPSPPSPPVTRPPSPPSPPITRPPSPPSPPITRPPSPPSPPITRPPSPPSPPVTRPPSPPSPPVTRPPSPPSPPVTRPPSPPTYLPPVNTKPSTQGNTYLPPDTTTQRTSTPRIPITTPITTPTYTPSSTYPTFYPSTRPPPYLPPSTPSTPRVTVTAPPPPTPMYTIVPTSTIYTTPPTGKPASSPTIPPTTKRPIGYFYAVPENPFELPPFDDERRFS; the protein is encoded by the coding sequence aACGATTCAAACAAAGCCACCAATAGAGGCTTCAACAGGATATAGTTATTCAAGACCTCCTGGTTCATTTACGCTGCCATCTCAAACTCAACCGTCTTATGATAGACCAAGCGGACCATTTATAACACCGCCATCACCATCTTTTCCATCAGATAAACCAAAACCTCCTCCCTTTTCACAGAGACCAACAGTCCCATCGTACAAACCAACTGATTATGACTTTCCACAAACATTTCCGACAGGACCGAAAGTAACACCGCCATCTAAAACGCCAACATATGATTATTCACAACCACCTCCAACATCTTTCCCACCATCGCAAACCAAAATACCAGGTTACGATTATCCACGACCACCTCCAGGATTACCGTCACCTTTTCCACCAAAAACTTCAACTCCTGCACCATCTTTTCCCCCAAGACCTCCCACACCACCCAAAACACCAGGTTATGATTATCCACGACCATCTCCAGGATTACCGTCACCTTTTCCAACAAAAACTCCAACTCCTGCACCATCTTTTCCCCCAAGACCTCCCACACCACCCAAAACACCAGGTTATGATTATCCACGACCATCATCACCTTTTCCACCACCACAACCACCACAAACTTCAACTCCTCCACCATCTTTCCCACCAAGACCTCCCACACCACCTAAAACTCCAGGTTATGATTATCCAGGACCACCATCACCTTTTCCACCACCACAACCACCAAAACCTCCAACTCCCCCACCATCTTTTCCACCAAGACCTCCCTCACCACCCAAAACCCCAGGTTATGATTATCCAGGACTACCATCACCTTTTCCACCACCACAACCACCAAGACCTCCAACTCCCCCACCATCTTTCCCACCAAGACCTCCCTCACCACCCAAAACACCAGGTTATGATTATCCAGGACCACCATCACCTTTTCCACCACCACAACCACCAAAACCTCCAACTCCTCCACCATCTTTCCCACCAAGACCTCCTTCACCACCCAAAACCCCAGGTTATGATTATCCAGGATCACCATCACCTTTTCCACCACCACAACCACCAAGACCTCCAACTCCTCCACCATCTTTCCCACCAAGACCTCCCTCACCACCCAAAACACCAGGTTATGATTATCCAGGACCACCATCACCTTTTCCACCACCACAACCACCAAAACCTCCAACTCCTCCACCATCTTTCCCACCAAGACCTCCTTCACCACCCAGAACCCCAGGTTATGATTATCCAGGACCACCATCACCTTTTCCACCACCACAACCACCAAAACCTCCAACTCCTCCACCATCTTTCCCACCAAGACCTCCCACACCACCCAAAATCCCAGATTATGATTATCCAGGACCACCATCACCTTTTCCACCACCACAACCACCAAAACCTCCAACTCCCCCACCATCTTTTCCACCAAGACCTCCCACACCACCCAAAACACCAGGTTATGATTATCCACGACCACCATCACCTTTTCCACCACCACAACCACCAAAACCTCCAACTCCCCCACCATCTTTCCCACCAAGACCTCCCTCACCACCCAAAACCCCAGGTTATGATTATCCAGGACCTTATCAGCCACCACAACCACCAAAACCTCCAACTCCCCCACCATCTTTCCCACCAAGACCTCCCTCACCACCCAAAACACCAGGTTATGATTACCCAGGACCACCAACATCAAGACCATTACCGCCACAGTCACCTGGATATAATTATCCATCTCCTCCGCGAACTCCAGCACCACCTCCCCCTTATCCACCACAAACATCGCAGCCACGACCACCTACACCATACGtacctccttctccttctcgacCACCAAGTTTTCCACCTGAGACAGCACCAGGAACACCACCATTCCAGTATATTCCGCCAAAACCTTCACCAACTACATCACCAAAAACTCCATCTGTTCCATCTAGACCACCACAGCCACCTTCACCACCTGGGCCTCCAATAACACGAGCACCCACACCTTATGTACCACCATCACCACCTACACCTTATCTACCTCCTTCACCACCAACAAGTCGTCCACCACCACCTACACCTTATCTACCTCCTTCACCACCGACAAGTCGTCCACCACCCACACCTTATCTACCTCCTTCACCACCAACAAGTCGTCCACCAGCACCACCGACACCTTACGTACCTCCTTCACCACCAACAAGTcgtccaccaccaccacccacACCTTATGTACCTCCTTCACCACCGACAAGTCGTCCACCACCCACACCTTATCTACCTCCTTCACCACCAACAAGTCGTCCACGACCACCACCGACACCTTATGTACCACCTTCACCAACGAGTcgtccaccaccaccgcccACACCTTATGTACCACCTTCACCAACGAGTcgtccaccaccaccacccacACCTTATGTACCACCTTCACCAACGAGTcgtccaccaccaccacccacACCTTATGTACCACCTTCACCAACGAGTCGTCCACCACCAATACCTACACCTTATCTACCTCCTTCACCACCAACGAGTCGTCCACCACCCACACCTTATCTACCTCCTTCACCACCGATAAATCGTCCATCACCACCACCCTCATCTTATCTACCTCCTTCACCAAGTCGTCCACCATCTCCGCAACCTCCCCCAACACGACCACCCCCAACTGGACCAACGTATTTACCTCCTTCACCCCCTGTAACACATCCACCTATTACACGTCCACCTTCACCTCCATCTCCACCTGTTACACGTCCACCTTCACCTCCATCTCCACCTATAACACGTCCACCTTCACCTCCATCTCCACCTATAACACGTCCACCTTCACCTCCATCTCCACCTATAACACGTCCACCTTCACCTCCATCTCCACCTGTTACACGTCCACCTTCACCTCCATCTCCACCTGTTACACGTCCACCTTCACCTCCATCTCCACCTGTTACACGTCCACCTTCACCTCCCACGTATCTACCTCCCGTAAATACAAAGCCATCTACCCAAGGCAATACGTATTTGCCTCCTGACACTACTACTCAAAGAACTTCTACTCCGAGAATTCCAATAACCACCCCAATAACCACTCCAACATATACACCTAGCTCTACATATCCAACTTTCTATCCAAGTACACGACCTCCGCCATACCTTCCACCTTCTACTCCATCCACGCCTCGCGTCACGGTGACAGCGCCTCCTCCACCTACCCCAATGTATACCATTGTGCCAACATCGACGATCTACACCACACCACCAACTGGCAAACCCGCTTCGTCACCTACTATACCACCAACCACGAAGAGGCCTATTGGCTACTTCTACGCCGTACCGGAGAATCCGTTCGAGTTACCGCCGTTCGACGACGAGAGGCGATTTAGTTGA
- the LOC102655710 gene encoding basic proline-rich protein isoform X2, translated as MRILLIATIVAVLSTHHAQASSEKSKRAIASNGGYIYEPPHDQLTLPPRTIQTKPPIEASTGYSYSRPPGSFTLPSQTQPSYDRPSGPFITPPSPSFPSDKPKPPPFSQRPTVPSYKPTDYDFPQTFPTGPKVTPPSKTPTYDYSQPPPTSFPPSQTKIPGYDYPRPPPGLPSPFPPKTSTPAPSFPPRPPTPPKTPGYDYPRPSPGLPSPFPTKTPTPAPSFPPRPPTPPKTPGYDYPRPSSPFPPPQPPQTSTPPPSFPPRPPTPPKTPGYDYPGPPSPFPPPQPPKPPTPPPSFPPRPPSPPKTPGYDYPGLPSPFPPPQPPRPPTPPPSFPPRPPSPPKTPGYDYPGPPSPFPPPQPPKPPTPPPSFPPRPPSPPKTPGYDYPGSPSPFPPPQPPRPPTPPPSFPPRPPSPPKTPGYDYPGPPSPFPPPQPPKPPTPPPSFPPRPPSPPRTPGYDYPGPPSPFPPPQPPKPPTPPPSFPPRPPTPPKIPDYDYPGPPSPFPPPQPPKPPTPPPSFPPRPPTPPKTPGYDYPRPPSPFPPPQPPKPPTPPPSFPPRPPSPPKTPGYDYPGPYQPPQPPKPPTPPPSFPPRPPSPPKTPGYDYPGPPTSRPLPPQSPGYNYPSPPRTPAPPPPYPPQTSQPRPPTPYVPPSPSRPPSFPPETAPGTPPFQYIPPKPSPTTSPKTPSVPSRPPQPPSPPGPPITRAPTPYVPPSPPTPYLPPSPPTSRPPPPTPYLPPSPPTSRPPPTPYLPPSPPTSRPPAPPTPYVPPSPPTSRPPPPPTPYVPPSPPTSRPPPTPYLPPSPPTSRPRPPPTPYVPPSPTSRPPPPPTPYVPPSPTSRPPPPPTPYVPPSPTSRPPPPPTPYVPPSPTSRPPPIPTPYLPPSPPTSRPPPTPYLPPSPPINRPSPPPSSYLPPSPSRPPSPQPPPTRPPPTGPTYLPPSPPVTHPPITRPPSPPSPPVTRPPSPPSPPITRPPSPPSPPITRPPSPPSPPITRPPSPPSPPVTRPPSPPSPPVTRPPSPPSPPVTRPPSPPTYLPPVNTKPSTQGNTYLPPDTTTQRTSTPRIPITTPITTPTYTPSSTYPTFYPSTRPPPYLPPSTPSTPRVTVTAPPPPTPMYTIVPTSTIYTTPPTGKPASSPTIPPTTKRPIGYFYAVPENPFELPPFDDERRFS; from the coding sequence aACGATTCAAACAAAGCCACCAATAGAGGCTTCAACAGGATATAGTTATTCAAGACCTCCTGGTTCATTTACGCTGCCATCTCAAACTCAACCGTCTTATGATAGACCAAGCGGACCATTTATAACACCGCCATCACCATCTTTTCCATCAGATAAACCAAAACCTCCTCCCTTTTCACAGAGACCAACAGTCCCATCGTACAAACCAACTGATTATGACTTTCCACAAACATTTCCGACAGGACCGAAAGTAACACCGCCATCTAAAACGCCAACATATGATTATTCACAACCACCTCCAACATCTTTCCCACCATCGCAAACCAAAATACCAGGTTACGATTATCCACGACCACCTCCAGGATTACCGTCACCTTTTCCACCAAAAACTTCAACTCCTGCACCATCTTTTCCCCCAAGACCTCCCACACCACCCAAAACACCAGGTTATGATTATCCACGACCATCTCCAGGATTACCGTCACCTTTTCCAACAAAAACTCCAACTCCTGCACCATCTTTTCCCCCAAGACCTCCCACACCACCCAAAACACCAGGTTATGATTATCCACGACCATCATCACCTTTTCCACCACCACAACCACCACAAACTTCAACTCCTCCACCATCTTTCCCACCAAGACCTCCCACACCACCTAAAACTCCAGGTTATGATTATCCAGGACCACCATCACCTTTTCCACCACCACAACCACCAAAACCTCCAACTCCCCCACCATCTTTTCCACCAAGACCTCCCTCACCACCCAAAACCCCAGGTTATGATTATCCAGGACTACCATCACCTTTTCCACCACCACAACCACCAAGACCTCCAACTCCCCCACCATCTTTCCCACCAAGACCTCCCTCACCACCCAAAACACCAGGTTATGATTATCCAGGACCACCATCACCTTTTCCACCACCACAACCACCAAAACCTCCAACTCCTCCACCATCTTTCCCACCAAGACCTCCTTCACCACCCAAAACCCCAGGTTATGATTATCCAGGATCACCATCACCTTTTCCACCACCACAACCACCAAGACCTCCAACTCCTCCACCATCTTTCCCACCAAGACCTCCCTCACCACCCAAAACACCAGGTTATGATTATCCAGGACCACCATCACCTTTTCCACCACCACAACCACCAAAACCTCCAACTCCTCCACCATCTTTCCCACCAAGACCTCCTTCACCACCCAGAACCCCAGGTTATGATTATCCAGGACCACCATCACCTTTTCCACCACCACAACCACCAAAACCTCCAACTCCTCCACCATCTTTCCCACCAAGACCTCCCACACCACCCAAAATCCCAGATTATGATTATCCAGGACCACCATCACCTTTTCCACCACCACAACCACCAAAACCTCCAACTCCCCCACCATCTTTTCCACCAAGACCTCCCACACCACCCAAAACACCAGGTTATGATTATCCACGACCACCATCACCTTTTCCACCACCACAACCACCAAAACCTCCAACTCCCCCACCATCTTTCCCACCAAGACCTCCCTCACCACCCAAAACCCCAGGTTATGATTATCCAGGACCTTATCAGCCACCACAACCACCAAAACCTCCAACTCCCCCACCATCTTTCCCACCAAGACCTCCCTCACCACCCAAAACACCAGGTTATGATTACCCAGGACCACCAACATCAAGACCATTACCGCCACAGTCACCTGGATATAATTATCCATCTCCTCCGCGAACTCCAGCACCACCTCCCCCTTATCCACCACAAACATCGCAGCCACGACCACCTACACCATACGtacctccttctccttctcgacCACCAAGTTTTCCACCTGAGACAGCACCAGGAACACCACCATTCCAGTATATTCCGCCAAAACCTTCACCAACTACATCACCAAAAACTCCATCTGTTCCATCTAGACCACCACAGCCACCTTCACCACCTGGGCCTCCAATAACACGAGCACCCACACCTTATGTACCACCATCACCACCTACACCTTATCTACCTCCTTCACCACCAACAAGTCGTCCACCACCACCTACACCTTATCTACCTCCTTCACCACCGACAAGTCGTCCACCACCCACACCTTATCTACCTCCTTCACCACCAACAAGTCGTCCACCAGCACCACCGACACCTTACGTACCTCCTTCACCACCAACAAGTcgtccaccaccaccacccacACCTTATGTACCTCCTTCACCACCGACAAGTCGTCCACCACCCACACCTTATCTACCTCCTTCACCACCAACAAGTCGTCCACGACCACCACCGACACCTTATGTACCACCTTCACCAACGAGTcgtccaccaccaccgcccACACCTTATGTACCACCTTCACCAACGAGTcgtccaccaccaccacccacACCTTATGTACCACCTTCACCAACGAGTcgtccaccaccaccacccacACCTTATGTACCACCTTCACCAACGAGTCGTCCACCACCAATACCTACACCTTATCTACCTCCTTCACCACCAACGAGTCGTCCACCACCCACACCTTATCTACCTCCTTCACCACCGATAAATCGTCCATCACCACCACCCTCATCTTATCTACCTCCTTCACCAAGTCGTCCACCATCTCCGCAACCTCCCCCAACACGACCACCCCCAACTGGACCAACGTATTTACCTCCTTCACCCCCTGTAACACATCCACCTATTACACGTCCACCTTCACCTCCATCTCCACCTGTTACACGTCCACCTTCACCTCCATCTCCACCTATAACACGTCCACCTTCACCTCCATCTCCACCTATAACACGTCCACCTTCACCTCCATCTCCACCTATAACACGTCCACCTTCACCTCCATCTCCACCTGTTACACGTCCACCTTCACCTCCATCTCCACCTGTTACACGTCCACCTTCACCTCCATCTCCACCTGTTACACGTCCACCTTCACCTCCCACGTATCTACCTCCCGTAAATACAAAGCCATCTACCCAAGGCAATACGTATTTGCCTCCTGACACTACTACTCAAAGAACTTCTACTCCGAGAATTCCAATAACCACCCCAATAACCACTCCAACATATACACCTAGCTCTACATATCCAACTTTCTATCCAAGTACACGACCTCCGCCATACCTTCCACCTTCTACTCCATCCACGCCTCGCGTCACGGTGACAGCGCCTCCTCCACCTACCCCAATGTATACCATTGTGCCAACATCGACGATCTACACCACACCACCAACTGGCAAACCCGCTTCGTCACCTACTATACCACCAACCACGAAGAGGCCTATTGGCTACTTCTACGCCGTACCGGAGAATCCGTTCGAGTTACCGCCGTTCGACGACGAGAGGCGATTTAGTTGA